GGCGTGGTCCACCGACGCGGACCGCTCGCCACCCCGGTCGCCGCCCTGGTCGACGCCGCCCGCCGCCGCGCCGACGCCCGCTGACACAGCCCCACCGTCGGCCGACGAAAGCGACGACGACCCGACGACCGCCCGACACGGCGCCGAGGCCGGCGCCGAACCGACCGCTACCGTGATGGCGCGCCCCGGCCCGGACGGCGGTCGTCCGCGATCCACGAGCGCACCTGGATCATGGCCTCCCCCACCCCCCAGACGCTCGAACAGACCGAGCCCCGAGATCCACCGGGTCCCGTTCGCGACCGGCTCCTGGATGTCGTGCGCTCGATCGCGGTCGTCCGCGTCGTGCTCTGGCACACCTGGTCGTGGGCGTGGCTCAGCTGGATCCCGGCCATGCCCGCGATGTTCTTCGGGTCGGGCGCCCTCCTCGAGGCCTCGCTCGAGAAGCGAGGGTGGTGGGCCACGGTCCGTCGGCGGACGCGGCGCCTCTTGGTGCCCTTCTGGGTCTACGCCGCCGCGTGCTGGGCCCTGATGCTGGCGGTGGGTTGGCGACCGGACCCGGCCGACGCCGTCGGGTGGTTCGTCCCCCTCGTCGATCCCGTCGGCAGCGACGCCACCCCTGGCCTGTGGATCACGCTCTGGTACGTGCGGGCCTACCTCTGGTTCGTGCTGGCCGCCGGGGTCCTCTCCTGGCTCCTCCGCCGCATCGGTCCCGCCGTCATCGCCCTGGCCGCTGCGGGCACCTTCGCCCTGTGGCGGTGGCAGGAGTCCGGTGCCGAGGTCCCCCTCGAGCTCGGCGACGCCGTCACCTACGCCGCCTTCGTCCTGGCCGGCATGTGGTACTGGCAGGGTGGTCGCCTGTCGCGGCCGGCCAGCGCTGTGCTGGCGGGCCTCGCCGCCGTCGCCGCCCTCTGGTGGTGGCAGCGGCTGGGGCCGGTCGACGGGGTCGTCAACCGGTCGTACCCGCTCATGGTGCTGGCGGGCACCGCCGGAATCGGTCTCGTGCTGCTCTTCCGCGCCCAGCTGGCCGGGGTGTCCGGCCTGACCGGTCGGGCCGTCGACCTCATCGGACGCCGGGCGCTCACCATCTACCTGTGGCAGGGGTTCGGCCTGGTGGCGGCCGAATGGTTGGTCGAGCCCCTCGAGGTACCGGCCGCGCTCGGGGCGGTGCTGGCGATCGCTGTGGTGGCGGCGGTGATCGTCGCAGCCGTGATCATCGTCGGTCCGATCGAGGACCTCGCCGCCGGCCGGAGCCAGGTGCGGACCTGGGATCGGACGGCGGCGCTGGCCGTGCCCGGCGTCGGACTGCTGCTCGGATCGCTGCTGGTGCCGATCGACCGGTCGGCTCCCGTTGACGGTCCCCTGTCGGGTCAGGCGGTGGTGGCCCGGGCCGGACTCGTCGAGGACTCGACCGGCGGTCCCGACGGTGGCTCGCTCTGGGAGGCCGGGATGACGGTCGCCGACGTCGTGAGCACCTGGGCCGTGCACCACACGGACGTGATCGACGACGTGGGCCTCACCCGCATCGAGGGGGCCTACGCCGCACCGGGGGGCCGGACGGTCGAGTTCGCCTGGGGCGCGGACGAGCCCGTGCGGTCCAGCTCGCTCGACGAACCCGGTACCCCTCTCGTCGATGCCGACGACCCGATGGCCTGGTACTCGATCACCAAGGCCGCCACCACCACCTGGCTGCTCCGTTCCGTCGAAGCGGGCGTGGTGGCGCTCGACGAACCCATCGCCACCTGGGCGCCCGAGATCCCCAACGCCGACCGGATCACCCTCGAGCACCTGGCCCGTCACACCTCGGGCATCCCCAGCGAGCTCGACACCGACTTCTTCACCGCCGACCCGCAAGCCGACCTGGCGGCCTACACGGGACAACCGGAGCTCCTCTTCGAACCGGGCGAGGGGTTCGCCTACTCCCGCATCGGCTACCACGTGCTCGGTCTGGTGCTCGAGCGCGCCAACGCCACGACCTGGCGAACGGCCATGGAGGAGTTGGCCCGCGCCTCGGGGACCCGCCTGGAATTCGACGAAGACACCGATCCCGTCGACGGGGTCACGGACCCGGACGGCCACGGCTACCGCGGGATGCTCTGGGCCAGCGGCGGGCTCATGTCCACCGTGAGCGACGGTGCCCGGTTCTTCCAGTGGATGTTCACCGATGGCCTCAGCCGGGAGTCCCGGGAGCTGATGACGAGCTTCTCGTCCGATCCCGACTGGTGGTACTACGGGCTCGGCCTCATGCCGTTGTGCCCGTGCGAGTTCGAGGACGACAGGCTGCAGGCCAGCCGCTACGGGGTGGACGGCCCCGACGGCAGCATCGCCATCGACGGGGACACGGGCGCCACCGTGATGCTGCGCCCCGACTCCTGGTTCGACACGGCGGGCCCCGTCACCGAGCTGTACGAGCTCCAGCAGGGCATCCTCGACGCCCTCGCGGCCTCGGCGACCTGACCGTTGCCCAGCACCGCCGGGGTGCCGCCGGGTCGGCGGGCCCTGGTCGGTGCCCGACTCACCGCGGGAGGAGCCGATGCAACCGTCCACGGACGCGGCTCGTCTGGTGGCGGGACACCACCCGTAGCGTCGCTCGACGGGCCGTGAGCCGCATCCGGGCGCCCTCCACCCCTCCCGGCCCGAAGCGCCGCACCATCTCGAGGGCGGCGCGCTGGTGGTCGCCGGGCGCCTGCCGAAAGGTCGTGTGGGTGTTGGCGTCGTGGTAGCGCTTCCGGGTGCTGGTGGTCGGCACCGACACCCAACCGGAGCGCAGGCCCACCGCCAGGGTCCAGGTCATGTCGACCCCCGGGTAGTCCCCGTACGGCTCCATGCCGATCCCGGCGGCCAGCACCTCACGGCGACGGAAGAGGCCACGGAACGGCTGCCACGCCTGCTGGGCGAGCGCCAGGTCGAGCACCTCCACCCCCTCGAGGAGGCCCGACCGAATCGGCGGCGGCTGCCACGTGGTGGCCGTCGCACCGTCGGCCCTGACCCCGAGGACCCGTCCGAAGGCCAGCCACGCCGTCGGGTTCTCGGCCAGGCCGGCCCGGAGCGCGGGCACCCAGGACGCATCGAAGTCGTCGTCGTGCGGGAGCCAGGAGCAGAGATCGCCCGTGGCTCGTTCGACCAGGTCCTGGTAATGCTCGAACCAGGTCAACTCCTCGGCGCGCGCCAGGACCGTCACCCGGTCGTCGTCCGCCAGTCTGGCCGAGAGCACCTCGGCGGCGTCGTCCTCGACCGTTGCGTCCGAGATCAGCACCTCGGTCACCTCGGCGGGGAGTCGACGCACGTTGGCCTCGACGTTGTCGACCCACCGTCTCGACCGGTGAAGGGGGACCGCAACGGTGACGGTCACGACCTCACCTGCGGCGAACCAGGGCCGAGGAGGGAGGCCACCTGGTGGGCGAAGAGCGGTGCCGTGGTGAACTTGCCGGTGTCGACGGACACGTACCCATCGTGGTCGTGCACGCCGATGGCGTCGCGTCGGTGCAGCTCCGACGACGGTTGGTCGATGTCGCGCTCGCCCCACGCCACGATGACCCCAGCGGCCACCGCGTCGACACGCAGCGCGGCCAGGGCCGGCACGTGCCGGGCCAGTCCGGCCACCGTGCGCCGGGCGAGATCGACCTGGCTCCCCGCAGGGTCCTCACCGTGGATCGCCGGCAACCACGACGAGGGTGGCTCGAGGTCGTCCGACCATCCCGCGAGGCATTCCGGATACCAGGAGGCGTACACCCGGCCGTCTTGTCTTCGCACGACGTCGCCGAAGGGTCCGAGCACCAGCGTCGCGCTCGGAAGCGCGGGAACCGATGGGGGGAGCACGCCCTGCACCGCGTACTTCAGCCGGTAGGAACAGGGCCGGTCGGCCGCGATGCCCATCGACGCATCGATGGCGAGACGCCCGCCCCAGAGGCAGTTGACCACGGCATCGGCCTCCCATCGCCGCGAACCACCGTCCGTCGTGGTCCCACGGACCGCGAAGCCCGCGGGACCCGAGGTGACCTCCCGGACCTCGACGCCCCCACACACCTCGACGCCCGCGGGGGCGAGCGCACCGACGAGGTGGCCGCGCAGGACGTGAGGATCGACCGCCCGTTCCTCGGTGGCGAAGGCGGCGACGACCCGGTTGCCGAACCCCCGGGCCTCGAGGTCGGTCACGGCGAGCGTCGGCGCGAGAGCGGTCGAGCCCAGATACGTGGGTGTGCCGTCGCCCCCGGCGAGGAGATCGGCCACGCGATCGTCGACCCAGGCGTAGTGCTCGGCCAGCCGGTCGGGGGCCACCATCGTGTCCTCGAGCACGCCGTACACGAAAGGCTCGGAGCGCACCGCGGCCCACTCGACCGGCGAGGCTGACCACGAGTCGATGAGCGACGAGAAGCGAACGGCCGCCGTGGCCATGAGGTCCGCGGTGGCCCGCCCGGCGTCGTTGGCGTAGACGTGGCCGAGGTGGATCTTGCCCTCCCCGCGCAGGCTCGTCGCCGACCACGGCGCCCACGTGCGGTCGAGGATCGCCACCTGCCACCCCCGTCGAGCGAGGGCCAACGACACGCAGGTCCCCTGGATCCCACCCCCCAGCACGACGGCCCGCCGCGACGGCGAGAACATGGCGCTATCCACGGTCCTTCGCGTCGCCAGGGTGATGGACACGTGCCGCCCGACCCAGCCGGGTCTCGCGCAGCGCCCGCACCCGATCGGCCCACGCCGGCCGGTTGAGCGCGGGGATCCGGCTGCCGAGCGCCAGGCCCAGCAGCACGCCGAGCGAGACACCCACCATGGTGGCCACGGTGGTGACCATGGCGCTGATCCCCTCGATCTGGTCGTCACCGAAGATGCGGGTGATCCCCTCGAGCCCGAGGGCTCCCGGCACCAGCAGCCAGAAGCCCGGCAGGAACGACACGAGCATGGCCGGGCCGTCCTCCTGTCGGGCCGCCAGCATGGCGATGGGGGTCATGGCCACGGCCCCGAAGAACGCCGAGAGGGTGCCCCCGAAGAAGAGCCCACCGATCACCTGACCGGCGTAGGCCACGTAGAGCACCAGCAGGATCCAGCGCAGCGACTCGGTGCGGGCGCCGTAGAAGACGTACACCCCGAACCCGAACACGGCCACGCCCAGCCAGGCGGCGGCCACGCCCAGCGGGTTGGTGGGCGTCTCGCCGATGACCGAGGCGGGGAACCCGACCAGCTGGGCACCGGCGACGATCCCGAGGGCCAACAGCACGAGCTGCATCAACCCCGACGCCAGGCGACCGGCACCCGAGATCACGTGGCCGCTCGACAGCTCGAGCACGCCGGTGGTGAGCAGCCCACCGGGCAGGAAGGTGACCAGGGGGGCCACGAGCGGGGCGAACACCGACAGGTCGGACCACACCCGACCGAGCGCCAGCACGACCACCGTCACCGTGAAGGCGGCGAGCAGGGGCCAGAAGGCCTGGTAGTTGCGGATCTCGCGGCTCGTGGTGCGGGCCAGGGCGATCTGCAGGGCGCCGACGCCCACCCCCAGGACGGCGCCGAGCAGCAGGTCGGCCCAGCTGCCCCGCAGCAACAAGACGAGGCCGACCGTGAAGATGGTGGCCCCGAGCAGCCGCACCGGGGGGCTGAACCGCGGCGGCAGCGTGCGGGCCCGGGCGATGGCCGCCAGACCCTCGAGCGGGGTGACCTCGCCGCGCTCGGCCCGGCGCACCAGGCGGAACAGCTCGTCGCTCTGGTCCATGGTGAGCTTCGACGTGCCCGCCGTGCGCACCTCGGTCTGGACGTCGGTCCCGTGGGGCACGGAGAGGATGAGGGCCGTGGGCAGCACGACGGCGCCCAGGCCGAAGATGCCGTTCACCTCGGCGATGTCCTCGAGCGTCTGGGCGGTGTTGGCGCTCGACTCCCCGGCGTCGATGAGGGCCTGGCCCATCTCGAGCAGGAAGTGCAGGGCCTGCAGCTCCTCGGGGCTGCCGGGCACCGCCACCGGCGCGTCGACGACGGGCCCGCTCGCCTCGGACTCGGCTGCGGGACGCGCCTGCGGCTCCTCGGCGGTGCGCCGCGGCCGCGCCGGGGCCGGCGCCGGCGCCCGTCGCAGCGCCATCCACACCAGCACGGCCACGGCCACGAGGACCGCCCCGGCGAAGACCACGGAACCCACCGGGATCGTGGACGTCTGCACGGCTGGACGAGTGGCCGGGCGGGGTTCGAGCGTGGTGGTGGGCTCGGGCTCGGTCGTGTCGGTCGGCGTCGTGGTCGCCGTGGTCGCCGTGCTCTCCGGCGACTCGGTGGTGGAGGTGGTCTCCGACGTCGTCGAGGTCGTCGCCTCGGTCGTGGAGGTGGTGGACGTCGGGGAGGTCGTGTCCGACCTGGCCGTGGTCGTCGAGGTCGTCTCGACGACCGCGACCGGGTCCACGGCCGTCGTGGGTTCCTGGGCGGCGACCGACGTCGCCGTGCCGAGCGCGGCCACCGCGAAGAGGGCGGCGAGGAGGACCCCCCTCGTCCACGGCGATCGTCGTCCGGATCCGGTCGTCGGGAGAAGGTGCATGACCCGAGCGACCTTAGAGGGGTGCGAGGCCTCGCCGCCCTCGGGTCCCGGTCGTCCTCAGGTGAGCACGGACTCGATGCGCTCGAGGGTGGCGGCCATGTTCTTGCGGGTCTGGTCGGCCAGGCGGCGCACGAACGGCCGGCTGACCGGCGACTCCTGGCGGATGTCCCAGCTCTCGCGCACCAGGGTGCCGCCGTCGACCGGTTCGAGCTCGTAGCGCCAGATGCGCCCGGCCACGTGCTGTCCGATGCGGCCCGGACCACGCGTCTGCCAGGCGATGCGACGGTCGGGCTCGAACTCCACGACCTCCGAGACCATGGAGTACGGGATGCCCATCTTCATGGACATGCCGAACGTGGCGCCGAGGGCCAGCTGCTGCGACCCGGTCTTGGCGTCACGCACCGTTCCCGAGCCGTCGATCTCGTGGTGGCGGCTCGGGTCGGCCAGCAGGGCGAAGATGGCGCCGGCATCGGCGGGGATGACCCGCTCGACGCTCACCACGTCGTCGGATCCGGTCTGGTCGGTGTCGCTCATGGGCGCACGCTACCCACGCGCCCCGACCGCGCCTCGGTTCGAGGCATCGATGCCCGATCGGGGACGGCCCCCGATCGGACACCGTGGCCTCGGCCGTTCAGCTGCGGGTGCTGGTGCGGTAGTCGCCGAACTTGGCGTCGCGCTCGCTGAGAGCCGTCGTGAGGCCCTTCTCCTGGCTGGCGGCCACGAAGTCGGCCATGGCCTGGGTGTGGGTGCCGAGCGCGCAGAGCTCGGTCCCGGCTCGGATGCCGGACCGCAGACCCATGTGCTCCATCTGGCGGTGCACGACGCGCTTGTTGAGCTGCACCACCTCGGGCGGCAGGGCGGCGATGCGCTCGGCCATCTTGATGGCCTCGGCGTCGAGCTCGTCGGCCGGGAAGGCCCGGTTGGCCCACCCCTCGGCCACCGCCTCGATCCCCGTGACGGAGTCGCCGGTGACCATCATCTCCATGGCCCGCCGCATGCCCAGGAACCAGGGGTGGAAGTGCATGTCCGGCACCCCGAAGCGCACGGCCGGGTAGCCCATCTGGGCGTCCTCGGCGATGTAGACGAGGTCGCAGCAGGTGGCCAGCTCGCTGCCGCCGGCCAGGCAGAAGCCGTGCACCTGGGCGATGACCGGTTTGGCCAGGTCCCAGATGCCCATCCAGCCCTCGGTGACGTGCCGGGGCCACTGCCCGTCGCCCCCCGGTGTGTAGAACGGGTATTCGTGGCCCTCGTTGCCGTCGCCGAGGTCGTAGCCGGCCGAGAACGACGGGCCCGCCCCCCGCACGATCTGCACGTGCACGTCGTCGTCCTGGTCGCCGGCCTGCAGGGCCTCGAGGATCGCTCCTCGCAACGGGTGGTTGAGCGCGTTGCGCTTCTCCGGCCGGTTCATGGTGATGCGCCGCACATGAGGCGCGGGCTCGTCGACGATGACCCACTCGGTCATGGATGTCCCCCCTGGGTTGTGGAACGCGCCGCGTCGGCGCGCGTGGTCGACGCATCTTGCCAGGGCGCCGACGCACCCGGCTCCGGCGGCCCCGGAGCGGGCTACTTCGCCGCTACTTGGGGATCACGCCGCCGGCGGCGAGCCAGCGAGAGATCACGTCCTGGGCCTCGGCCGGCGAGTACACGTCCTCCTCGTAGCTCCACTTGCCGTTGCCGGCGTAGTGCAGGATCGTGTTCACGTCGAAGCCGTAGTAGCCGTCGTCGCCCTCCGGCGCCGGCAAGATGTTGGGGATGAGCGCGCTCACCCGGTTGCCGTCGACCGTGAAGTAGCTGACCGGGAACTCCATGGTGGGGAAGGGCTGCATCACGCCGTTGATCCAGTCGCGGATCTCCTGCTGGCCCTTGAAGTAGCCGTAGTGGTGCTCGCGGTACTCGGCGTCGTCGGTGAACTGGTCGGCCCACTGGTTCCAGTCGCCCGTGGCCACCGCGATCGATCCCCGCTCGCGGTACTTGGCGAACTCGGCCTCGATCTCGTCGCGGGGGAACGCCGGCTCCGGCACGGGCGGTGACCACCCGTCGATCCCCTGCAGCGAACGGTCCTGCGGGGTCGATCGGCGACCACCCGCCTTGAGCCACTCGCCGAACACCCGGCCGGCGTCCTCGGGGTTGTAGTAGTCGCCCTCGAAGCTGAACTTCCCGTCGCCGGCGTACTCGAGGAACGTGGTGTTGGGGAAGCCGAAGCGCTGGCCGGTGCCCGTCGGGTCCGGCAGGTTGTTCCAGATGTAGAAGCTGATGCGGTTGCCGTCGATGGCGTACCACTCGATCCACAGCGTCATGGACGGGTAGTCGGCCATGCAGTCGACGATCCACCGCTCGATCTCGGCCCGACCGTGGAACACCCCGAGGTTGTGCTCCTCGTAGAGCGCGTCCTCGGTGAACAGCTGGGCCCAGGCCGGCCAGTCGTGCGTCTCGACGCCACGACGCCGGAACTCGGCGAACGCCGCCTCGATCTCTTCGCGCGGATACTCGGTCATCTCGGTTCCCCCGAACTCGTACGGGCCCGTCGAGCGGACGGCATCGAGCCGCGCCCCATCGGACCTCCCCCAAGGGGGCCAACCTACCGGCCCGACGGCGGGGGCGCTCGGGCGGGAGGGCGCGGGCCGCCTCAGGGAAGCTCGGCGACGACGTCGAGCGCGGCGGCGGGCGGGAACGGCAACGCCGACGATTCCCCCGTTGGCCGACACCGACCCGAACGGCGACGCCCCGGGGTCAGGCAGTCGCGGTGCGATGGCGGCCCAGGGCCTCGAGGCGGGCGATGAGGTCGTCGGTGCGGGTCTCGGCGGCGATGGACTCGGCCAGGCGGCGGGCGGCGTACCGGTAGGTGTCGTCGGCGAGCACCCGCTCGACCGCGGCGGCGATGCGGGGGGCGCCGGCCCGGGGTGGGAGGCGGACCCCGGCGCCGGCGTGCACCACTCGGGCCGCCGTGTCGTTCTGGTCGCGGCCCATCGGCAGGCACACCAACGGCACGCCCGCGGCCAACGCCTTCATCGTGGTGCCGTGACCGCAGTGGCTGATGGCCAGGGCGGCGTCGCGCAGCAGCGGCCCGTGGGGGGTGGAGGGCACCACCGCCACGTTGGGTGCCGCCGGCACCTCGTCGGCCTCGACGGCCCCGCCCAGGGTGACCACGCCCCGCACGGGCAGACGGGAGAGCGCCTCCACCACCCTTCGCAGCTGGGCGGCCTGGTCCTGGAACGTGGTGCTGAACCCCACCAGCACCAGGGGGTCGTCGGGATCGCCGACGAGCGGCGACGTCCACTCCCCGGCCGGGTCGGGCTCGTCGAGGACGGGGCCCACATAGGTGACCTCCTCACCCAACGTCGGCGCGGCGAAGTCGAAGGTCGGGCTGGTCAGCACGTAGATCCCGTCGGCGCCGAGCACCTGGTCCCACAGCGAGGCGAGCGGGGTGAGCCCGTGCTGGGCCCGGACCGCGTTGAACGCACTGCGATCCTTCTGGAAGATCCGGTTCGTCATCAACCGCATGAGGTCATCGCGCCGCCGGCCGGCGAAGGTGCGGGCCGGGGCGAAACCGGGGCCGATGGTGGGACACCCCGGCGTGGGCAGCATCCAGATGTTGGGCACCAGCACGGCGACCGGCCGTCCCGCCCCCTGGGCGCCGGCCATGGCCCCGAGGATCAACGAGTCGACCAGCACCACGTCGGGGTCCACGACGTCGACCACCGCCCTGGTGTCCGCCGCGAAGGCCGCCGCCGGGCCGGTCATGAACCGGTCGCGGACGTTGCGGAGCATGGCGATGGGGCTGGACACCTCCCAGTCGCGCAGGACCTCGTCGCGCGGGTCGTGCGTGCGGCGGTGCGGTGCGGTCGTCCACGGGGAGAACCCGGCCCCGACGGCCTGGGCCCGGTCGCAGACGGTCGGGTCGGCCAGCACGTGCACGCGGTGGCCCCGTTCCAGGAGGCGTCGGGCCACCGCCAGCTGGGGAGCCACGTTGCCGCCACCGTCCCAGGTGGCCAACAGGTAGGAGCGGGTCGGTTCCGTCATCGGGGGTTCCCTTCGGGCCGAGGGGGCAGCGTGAGCAGGACGCCTTCGACGAGGCGACGCATCACGGCCTCGGTGTCGCTCCGGGACTGGTCCAGGTCCCGCCGCAGCAACTTCCAGACCATGAGGTCGGTGGCCCCGTAGAGGGCGAGCAGCGCCTGGGTCCGGGCCTTGGACCCACGACGGGGCAGGTGGTCGGCGAAGCCGCGCTCGAGCCCGGCCATGTGGGCCTCGCGGCCCTGGGCGAGGAAGTAGTCGACGGCATCGATGCGCCCTTCCATGGCCGCCAGGCGCACGTTGGCGTCCCCCATGCGCTCGTAGCGGTCCACGGTGACGGACACGATGCCGGCCACGTCGCCGGGCTCGGGCACCGCCGCGGCGGCGTCCTCGAAGGGCCGACGCCAGTCGATCACCTCGACGAAGAGGTCGTCCTTGGACCCGAACTGGCGATGCACGGTCTGACGGGACACACCGGCGGCCTCGGCGATGTGCTCGAGGCCGACCTCGTCGTAGGGCTCGGCCAACCAGAGCCGGTAGGCGGCGTCCAGGATGGCCAGGCGGGTTCGATCCACCTTGTCGCGACGGGCTGTCATCCGATACGGACGGGTGACACCCCCGAGCCCCTCCTCTTTCATGCAACGGAGTGTCGCACGAAGTTGGCGAGGCGACAAGGGGCCCGTCGACGCGCGACCGCGTGGCCCCGAGGGCGCGTCGGACCCAGGGTCCGTCGTGAGGTGATCGTGGTCGTCGAGGTCCGCGGTCTGGCGGCTCGTCCGCCGGGGTCGGGGTCGGATCAGACCTCGACGACCACCGGGACGATCATGGGCTGGCGCTTGGTGCGGTTCTTGACGAACCGACCAGCGGTGCGGCGCACCACGGCCTGGAGGGCTTCGATGTCGATGGCCGACCCCTCGTTGGTGGCGTGGTCGAGGGCGTCGGCCACCGCGGCCGAGCACTCCTCCACCAGGGGACCGGTGTCGCTCTCGCTGATCCAGCCGCGCGACAGCACCTCGGGGCCGGTGACGATCTCACGCTCGTTCACGTCGACCGTCACGAAGATCATGACGATGCCCTCCTCGGCGAGGACCTGCCGGTCGCGCAGCACACCGTGGCCGATGTCGCCCACGCCGGCCCCGTCGACGTAGAGGTAGCCCGACGGCACGCGATTGCCCTTGGTCACGCCGTCGTCGGTGACGATGAGCTGGTCGCCGTCCTCGCACACGTTGATGCGGTCCTCGGGGACGCCCATCTGAGCGGCGAGGCGGGCGTGGCTGACCAGGTGGTGGTATTCGCCGTGCACGGGCGTGAACCACGCCGGCTGGGTGATCGACAGGACGGTCTTGAGCTCTTCCTGCTTGGCATGGCCGGTGGCGTGCACGTCCTCGATGCCCGAGTGCACCACGTCGACGCCGATGCGGAACAACGCGTCGATCACCTTGGTGACGTTCATCTCGTTGCCGGGGATGGGGTGCGACGACAGCACGACGGTGTCGTCGGCGGTGAGGTCGAGCCACTTGCTCTCGTTGGCCGCCATGCGGGCCAGCGCCGACATGGGCTCGCCCTGCGAGCCGGTGGAGATCACGCACACCTCGCCCGGAGGGCGCTTGTCGATCTCCTTGATGTCGACCAGCTTGTTCTCGGGGATGCTCAGCACGCCGAGCTCGCGAGCCAGCTTCACGTTCTTCTTCATCGACAGCCCGAGCGTGGCCACCACCCGTCCCTGGGCGATGGCGGCGTCCGCGATCTGCTGCACGCGGTGGATGTGGCTGGCGAAGCAGGCGGTGATGATGCGGCGTCCGGCGTGGGCGGCGAACACCTCGCGCAGGACCTTGCCGACCGACGTCTCCGACCGCGAGTGGCCGTGCTGGTCGGCGTTGGTGGAGTCGGCCAGCAGCAGACGGATGCCCTCGAACTTGGCGATGGCACCCATGGTGGCCAGGTCGGTGAGGCGACCGTCGACCGGGTTGAGGTCGATCTTGAAGTCACCGGTGTGCAGGATCGTGCCCTGCGGCGTGTGGAACGCGGTGGCGAAGCCGTTGGGCACCGAGTGGGTGACGGGGATGAACTCGCAGTCGAAGGGCCCGAACTTCTTGCGGTCGCCGTCCTCGACCGGGATGA
The window above is part of the Rhabdothermincola salaria genome. Proteins encoded here:
- a CDS encoding nucleotide disphospho-sugar-binding domain-containing protein, whose protein sequence is MTEPTRSYLLATWDGGGNVAPQLAVARRLLERGHRVHVLADPTVCDRAQAVGAGFSPWTTAPHRRTHDPRDEVLRDWEVSSPIAMLRNVRDRFMTGPAAAFAADTRAVVDVVDPDVVLVDSLILGAMAGAQGAGRPVAVLVPNIWMLPTPGCPTIGPGFAPARTFAGRRRDDLMRLMTNRIFQKDRSAFNAVRAQHGLTPLASLWDQVLGADGIYVLTSPTFDFAAPTLGEEVTYVGPVLDEPDPAGEWTSPLVGDPDDPLVLVGFSTTFQDQAAQLRRVVEALSRLPVRGVVTLGGAVEADEVPAAPNVAVVPSTPHGPLLRDAALAISHCGHGTTMKALAAGVPLVCLPMGRDQNDTAARVVHAGAGVRLPPRAGAPRIAAAVERVLADDTYRYAARRLAESIAAETRTDDLIARLEALGRHRTATA
- a CDS encoding TetR/AcrR family transcriptional regulator, yielding MTARRDKVDRTRLAILDAAYRLWLAEPYDEVGLEHIAEAAGVSRQTVHRQFGSKDDLFVEVIDWRRPFEDAAAAVPEPGDVAGIVSVTVDRYERMGDANVRLAAMEGRIDAVDYFLAQGREAHMAGLERGFADHLPRRGSKARTQALLALYGATDLMVWKLLRRDLDQSRSDTEAVMRRLVEGVLLTLPPRPEGNPR
- a CDS encoding ribonuclease J; translation: MTITFLGGLGEIGRNCAAFEVEDRIMLLDCGLMFPDADMLGIDLVLPDFTYLRQNKDRIEGCIVTHGHEDHTGGLSFLLRDCSFPIIGSPLALGLARNRIEEAGLLDRTSFIPVEDGDRKKFGPFDCEFIPVTHSVPNGFATAFHTPQGTILHTGDFKIDLNPVDGRLTDLATMGAIAKFEGIRLLLADSTNADQHGHSRSETSVGKVLREVFAAHAGRRIITACFASHIHRVQQIADAAIAQGRVVATLGLSMKKNVKLARELGVLSIPENKLVDIKEIDKRPPGEVCVISTGSQGEPMSALARMAANESKWLDLTADDTVVLSSHPIPGNEMNVTKVIDALFRIGVDVVHSGIEDVHATGHAKQEELKTVLSITQPAWFTPVHGEYHHLVSHARLAAQMGVPEDRINVCEDGDQLIVTDDGVTKGNRVPSGYLYVDGAGVGDIGHGVLRDRQVLAEEGIVMIFVTVDVNEREIVTGPEVLSRGWISESDTGPLVEECSAAVADALDHATNEGSAIDIEALQAVVRRTAGRFVKNRTKRQPMIVPVVVEV